The Desulfurobacterium atlanticum DNA segment TTAAGCACTCGCTTTGTTAAAAGGCAGTTTTTTAAACCCATAGAAATTGAAAGTCCACAGATAGTCCTTGATGCAAAAGAGAAGCTTATAAACAACGGTTATGACCCGGATTACTATATGGCTCTTATAGAACCGGCAAAAGTAGCTTACTCTTACTATTCTCCAAGAAAACTTGATGCAATACTTGTAAAAATGAATGATCACGTTGTAGAGGAAGTATCAAACATCGCCCCAACCGACGCTCTAAAATCTTTGTCAAGAAAAGTTAAGAAAACGATTCTTTTTATACCTTCCGAGTTGAACTTTAAAGTGTGAAATAGAAAAAATAAATATCAGCATTTATGTAGGTAAAAATAAGGGACGGCTTGAACAACCGTCCCTTGCAAATCTATCAGGTTATTTCACAATGATATCTGTTTCAGCAGTTGGATAGATTTGAGGAGTATCGTTATAATATCCCACTACTCCAACAACATCAATAGTATCTCCAGCATTTACAAATGTAGATGGGTCAAATCCTGCTTTTCCACAATAAACAGTTAAAGTATTAACTCCATCAGTTACAGTTACACTTGAGGAAGATACATTCTCAATTGTTACATTGGTAAGTTTAACAAGCATTCCAGCATAGCTTTCTATATTTTGAATAGATGCTTCAGCAGGTTCTGGTAAATCTCCTTCTCCTGTAATAGTAAAATCTGTTTCAGAATCTGGCTTTATTTCAACCATCCCACTGTAAGAAGTTAACGTTCCACTAATAGTTACAAGAGAACCAACGGTTACGTCATCAGGAATATTTGAATAAACAGCTATTCCTTGAGTATCATCCTGAACAAAGATGAGATTACCAAAATCAGCAGTCACAACACCGGATACCTGAATATCTTTTCCTTCAAGTTCAGAATAGTTGTCATAAGCTTCCTTAATAGAGTCAAGAACAATTACAGAAGTTGTGTTATCTGTAACTGTTTCATTTTCAGAAGAGGTAGAAACAATTTCTATATCTGAATTAGTACGTGGAAAGATTTCCGGTTTATCAATATAGTATCCGATAACACCTGTAACATTAACAACATCACCCACATTTACCAGAGAAGAAATTCCAAGTCCAGCCTTATCGTAAATTGTAAGAGTATTCGCTCCATCACTTATGGTTACACTTGAAGAAGATACATCACTAACTGTAACATTTGAAATTTTCACAAGAGTTCCAAGATTATCCATAACTTCATCAAGTGTAATTTCCTTTGGAGATGGAACTTCACTTTCTCCGTTGATAGTTACATTATCTGCGTTAACTGGAACTATTTCAACCATACCGTTATACTTTGTCAACTCTCCACTTACTGTTACATTTGAGCCAACAGAAAGTTTATCAGCAACTTCGGAAGCTTCCCCAAGCCACACAGCAATACCTTCAGAATCATCCTGAATGAAAACAAGGTTTCCAAATTTTGCAGTTACAACACCTGTAGCCTGAACAATAGTATTCTCCAAAGAATCGTAATCTTCATAAGCTTCAGCAATAGAGTTTAATACAGTTACCTGTGATGCAATATCCTGATGACCGTAAATAGTTACATCATCAGCACTTACAAGTTTTAGCTCTTTTGTTCCTCTAAATTGGGTAACCTGAGCTCTCATTTTTATCATATCACCGGGAGAGAATTCAGGATGATGACAATCTCCAGCCCATACAACTATTGAGCCTGTATCATCCTTAATTGTAAGAAGATTTCCATCATAAGCTGTAGTAACAACTGTTGCATTTACTGTAACAAAACGACCGTAGTAATATTCAAAATTTGTGTCATCTGTAATTTCTGAGATTTTCATTTCAGGGTTATCTGAAAACTTATACACAATCGTTCTATTATAAAATTCACCATCTGAAGTTCTTACAGATATTTCAACATCATGGTTTCTATTGTCTATAACTGTAGGCGTAATAGTTCCTGTCACGTGATACCATGTAATTTTCGGAGTAACTACTGGTTTTACATCAAAGCAAACAGGTGTTCCGTTATCTATCGTGTAACAAACATCTTCAACTGTTTTATTCTCATAATAAACATTGAATTCTGCAGCCACAGGTTCATTTATTACAACATCCACAGGATTTAAAAGATTTATCTGTTTCGTTTTGCCTATACCTTTATAAAACCTGTTTATCTCACCATCTTTAATGTAGTAAACTGCATAACCTATTGGGTTTCCGTCAGGTGTCTTTCCAGTCTGCCACCAATCACCGCACGGTGCACCATCCTGATATTCGGGAATACCGTCTCTATAGATAACTCTATTATCATGAGTATGCCCCGCTACTATTGCTATGTGACCCTTATAAGGCTTGATTATATCCATAAAAGCAGAATAACTTTCATCTTCCCATGAACCAAGTGGCTGATGATATGCAATAATAATAAATTTGTCTTTATTTGCTTCAAGATCCTCTTTAAGCCAATCAAGCTGCTCCTGTGGAAGCCTAACTGCCCTGTATCCTGTTTCAGGAATCTCTTCAGGATCAAGCATTACAAAGTGATAGTTGCCTTTATCGTAAGAATAATAAGTTGTATCTTTATCCTTATCTATATACTCAAAAATTAAGCCGTTTCCATATCTTGGATCATCTTTATCAATATCGTTAACTTTTATACCTGCCTGATCATGATTTCCCGGAGCAAAGAGAAAAGGAATTCCAGAATCAACAATTGGATTATAAATGGTTGATTCAACAAGTTTAAACCATCTTTCATCTGTATCAAGATCATGGCTATCAGCAAGAGCAACTATATCACCTGTGTCAACGACAACCTCCGGCTCCATAGAAAGAACTTCTGCTACTGCTTTTTTCATTGTTGTCACAGGGGGAATTGTTCCTCCGAAAACATCAGCAACTTCTGTGTCGTTTGTTAGGTGAATATCGGCAAAGTGAGTGAAAAACGCTTCTCCGTACTTTGTTTCATTGTTCGCTTCATTATTTACACCATTACTACAACCAGCACCTGCCAGAAGACAAGAAGCAGAAAGCACAACCAATAATAATCTGCTTTTTTTAAAGACAGCCATGGCACTTCCTCCTTTAAATTTTTAAAAATTTTTGCCATGGCAATAATAATTTCTAATTAGTTAAATTTCCGTTAAAAATAAAAAAAAAGGGGGCAAAAGCCCCCTTTTTTAACTGGATTAACCTTAAAACTTATTCTTTATCCTCTTCATCTTTGGACTTTTCACAATACTGCCATGAAACTTTCCTGTATTCTTTCCTTCCGGTACCTGCAGGAATCAGTCTTCCGATAATCACGTTTTCTTTGAGACCTCTTAAGTAATCTCTCTTTCCTCTTACCGCGGCTTCAGAAAGAACTCTTGTTGTTTCCTGGAATGAAGCAGCGGAGATAAAGCTTTCGGTAGAAAGAGCAGCTTTAGTAATACCTGTGAGAACAGGTTTTGCTTTAGGAGGTCTCTTACCCTCCTCAAAAAGCTTTGCTCTTACCTTTTCAAACTCTTCTCTGTCAACAATCTCTTCAACGAGGAAGTTACTGTCACCTGCATCTTCTATCTTAACTTTTCTAAGCATTCTCTTAATAATCACCTCAAAATGCTTGTCGTTAATCTCAACACCCTGAGCACGGTAAACAGACTGAACTTCGTCAAGGAGGAATTTTTCTACAGCTCTTTCACCCATTATTGCAAGAATATCATGAGGGTTGAGCTGACCATCAGTTAGCGGCTCTCCTGCTTTCACATAATCGCCGGTTCTAACATAAATGTACTTACCTTTTGGAACTTCGTATTCTCTCTTAACACCTGTTTCAGGGTTAAGAATTGTTATCTTTTTCTTGGCTCTTTCAGTTTCAACATACACTTTACCGTCTATCTCTGCAAGAATAGCAGCATCTTTCGGCTTTCTTGCCTCAAGAAGCTCAGCAACCCTTGGGAGACCACCTGTAATATCTTTTGTACCACCTATTTTACGAGGGAGTCTTGCAAGCTGAGTACCGACTGTAACCCTTTCCCCCTCTTTAACCATTACACGGGAACCAACTGGAAGAGGATAGAAATCAATAACTTTACCATTATCATCAACAATCTCAATTGTAGGCTCATAGGGAAGTGTTCTGTACTCAAGAATTACCGGTTCTGTTTCTGAAATTGTTACACCTGGAATAATGTCTTTGTACCTTACATTTCCAGCCCTTAGAGCAAGGATAGGAACAGCAAGAGGATCCCATTCAACAAGGATTGTGCCCTTTTTAACTTTCTGTCCATCTTCAACTCTTAAGTAAGAACCGTAAGGTATATCATATCTTTCAAGATGTTTACCTGTTTTTTCGTCAATAACGGCAATTTTACCTGCTCTATTTATAACAATAACATTTCCTTCTGTATCCTTGATGGTATTAACGTCAAAAATTTTTACAACACCATCATGTTTTGCTCTGTATTCGGAAGCCTCAGCGCCACGCATAGCAATACCACCAATATGGA contains these protein-coding regions:
- a CDS encoding DUF5689 domain-containing protein produces the protein MAVFKKSRLLLVVLSASCLLAGAGCSNGVNNEANNETKYGEAFFTHFADIHLTNDTEVADVFGGTIPPVTTMKKAVAEVLSMEPEVVVDTGDIVALADSHDLDTDERWFKLVESTIYNPIVDSGIPFLFAPGNHDQAGIKVNDIDKDDPRYGNGLIFEYIDKDKDTTYYSYDKGNYHFVMLDPEEIPETGYRAVRLPQEQLDWLKEDLEANKDKFIIIAYHQPLGSWEDESYSAFMDIIKPYKGHIAIVAGHTHDNRVIYRDGIPEYQDGAPCGDWWQTGKTPDGNPIGYAVYYIKDGEINRFYKGIGKTKQINLLNPVDVVINEPVAAEFNVYYENKTVEDVCYTIDNGTPVCFDVKPVVTPKITWYHVTGTITPTVIDNRNHDVEISVRTSDGEFYNRTIVYKFSDNPEMKISEITDDTNFEYYYGRFVTVNATVVTTAYDGNLLTIKDDTGSIVVWAGDCHHPEFSPGDMIKMRAQVTQFRGTKELKLVSADDVTIYGHQDIASQVTVLNSIAEAYEDYDSLENTIVQATGVVTAKFGNLVFIQDDSEGIAVWLGEASEVADKLSVGSNVTVSGELTKYNGMVEIVPVNADNVTINGESEVPSPKEITLDEVMDNLGTLVKISNVTVSDVSSSSVTISDGANTLTIYDKAGLGISSLVNVGDVVNVTGVIGYYIDKPEIFPRTNSDIEIVSTSSENETVTDNTTSVIVLDSIKEAYDNYSELEGKDIQVSGVVTADFGNLIFVQDDTQGIAVYSNIPDDVTVGSLVTISGTLTSYSGMVEIKPDSETDFTITGEGDLPEPAEASIQNIESYAGMLVKLTNVTIENVSSSSVTVTDGVNTLTVYCGKAGFDPSTFVNAGDTIDVVGVVGYYNDTPQIYPTAETDIIVK